A stretch of Polypterus senegalus isolate Bchr_013 chromosome 3, ASM1683550v1, whole genome shotgun sequence DNA encodes these proteins:
- the LOC120526948 gene encoding uncharacterized methyltransferase YdaC-like, which translates to MLLNKLTQQLGHPTQSLIGWLVKRFLEKKNWVLEANAAKLAQIQPNNTVLEVGFGPGLGLQEALRYLTDSNGKLYGLDYSEYMYKMATRRLQEQIASGKVQLILGSVEDIPLPDCSVDRVFHCNCYYFWPDLKKCSAELHRVMKSEGLMVATVNLAYIKKNVSKGLLQGKTWQPEIYMDAILATGFKDVHIKDMEHRNFKYKAIFATASK; encoded by the exons atgttgctcaaTAAACTGACTCAGCAGCTTGGACACCCTACACAGTCATTGATTGGCTGGCTGGTAAAAAGATTTCTGGAGAAGAAAAATTGGGTCTTAGAAGCAAATGCAGCAAAGCTGGCACAGATCCAGCCCAATAACACAGTTTTGGAAGTGGGCTTTGGACCCGGTTTGGGGCTCCAGGAAGCTCTCCGTTACCTCACTGACTCTAATGGTAAGCTGTATGGACTTGACTACTCTGAATACATGTACAAAATGGCCACTAGGCGACTCCAGGAGCAGATAGCTTCAGGAAAAGTACAGCTTATACTGGGCAGCGTGGAGGACATCCCACTACCAGACTGCAGTGTGGACAGAGTGTTTCACTGCAATTGTTACTACTTCTGGCCAGACCTCAAGAAGTGTTCTGCGGAACTGCACAGAGTGATGAAATCAG AAGGACTTATGGTTGCCACCGTCAACTTGGCTTATATCAAAAAGAATGTCTCCAAGGGATTGTTGCAAGGGAAAACATGGCAACCTGAAATCTACATGGATGCTATACTGGCCACTGGCTTCAAAGATGTTCACATAAAGGACATGGAACATAGAAACTTCAAGTATAAGGCCATTTTCGCTACTGCATCCAAATAA